In Alkaliphilus flagellatus, one DNA window encodes the following:
- the fdhF gene encoding formate dehydrogenase subunit alpha codes for MVEVIINGLRYEVPENITILQACQNVGIDIPTLCYDDRLEPHAACRLCIVEVEGMRSLATSCSLKVSNGMVVQTHSKKVITSRKEILDLLFSNHPNDCLTCDKSGKCKLQNYCYEYGVLEGGYKGERRSLPIDDSNHFYSYDPNKCILCGKCVRVCNELQCTYAIGIDQRGFNSLVSTPFRQGLENSTCVSCGNCVSVCPVGALSPRKKEKFRYWETKAVRTTCSYCGVGCQMDLLVKDDKVVEVQPAMGPANQGMLCVKGKFAYNFINHRDRLKSPLLKRDGKFVEITWEEAYEVIADKINTTKDKFGSNSIAALSSARCTNEENYLMQKLMRAVVGTNNIDHCARLUHSSTVAGLATTFGSGAMTNSIEEVKKADVIFVTGSNTTENHPVIGTKIKQAINNGAKLIVAEPREIELAKYADVFLQIKPGTNIALFNGMMNVIISENLEDTEFIANRTENFEELKNVVMNFSPEKAAEICGIDVDDLKKAARIYAKGDRGTILYAMGITQHSTGTENVMSVSNLAMLCGNIGKEGTGVNPLRGQNNVQGACDMGTLPNVFPGYQKVDDPAIIDKFEKAWGVELSRAAGLTIPEMMNEAHNGNIKVMYIMGENPMVSDPDTAHITAALEHLDFLIVQDIFLTETAQMADLVLPAASFAEKDGTFSNTERRIQRVRSAVKPRGNSKADWLILMEIMNKLGYPKVYENVSEVMDEIATVTPQYGGIDYTRIDKVGIQWPCPTKDHPGTKILHTDKFSRGKGLFKGIEHKAAEELADERYPLVLTTGRILYQYHTMTMTNKTEGINKIAPESYIEISPELAESLKVIDGEKVKVSSRRGQIYTKAKVTEIVSNNVVFMPFHWAEGAANVLTNGSALDKHSKTPELKVCAVKVEKIS; via the coding sequence ATGGTAGAAGTAATTATCAACGGCCTACGCTATGAAGTACCAGAGAATATTACGATACTTCAGGCCTGTCAAAATGTAGGTATAGATATACCTACATTATGTTATGATGACAGACTAGAGCCTCATGCAGCCTGTAGACTATGTATAGTAGAAGTTGAAGGCATGAGAAGTCTTGCCACATCATGCTCCCTAAAAGTATCCAATGGAATGGTAGTACAAACACATAGCAAAAAGGTTATAACATCTAGAAAAGAAATTTTAGATTTATTGTTCTCAAATCATCCAAATGATTGTTTAACTTGTGATAAGTCTGGAAAATGTAAACTACAAAATTATTGTTATGAGTATGGAGTTTTAGAAGGAGGATATAAAGGTGAGAGAAGATCCCTTCCTATAGATGATAGTAATCATTTTTACTCCTATGATCCTAACAAATGTATCCTTTGTGGTAAATGTGTTAGAGTATGTAATGAATTACAATGCACATATGCCATAGGTATAGATCAAAGAGGATTTAATTCATTGGTTAGCACACCTTTTAGACAAGGGTTAGAAAATTCTACATGCGTATCTTGTGGAAACTGTGTTTCCGTTTGTCCTGTTGGAGCATTATCTCCTAGAAAAAAAGAAAAATTTAGATATTGGGAAACAAAAGCAGTAAGAACTACTTGTTCATACTGTGGAGTAGGCTGTCAAATGGATCTACTTGTTAAAGATGATAAAGTTGTAGAAGTACAACCAGCTATGGGCCCTGCAAATCAGGGAATGCTATGTGTAAAAGGTAAGTTTGCATATAACTTTATAAACCATAGAGATAGACTAAAATCACCTTTATTAAAGAGAGATGGTAAGTTTGTTGAAATAACATGGGAAGAAGCTTATGAAGTTATAGCAGACAAAATAAATACAACAAAAGATAAATTTGGATCGAATTCAATTGCTGCATTATCTTCAGCAAGATGTACAAACGAAGAAAATTATTTGATGCAAAAGCTTATGAGAGCAGTTGTTGGAACGAATAACATTGACCACTGTGCACGACTCTGACATTCCTCCACAGTTGCAGGTCTTGCAACTACATTTGGAAGTGGGGCTATGACAAATAGTATAGAAGAGGTTAAAAAGGCAGATGTTATATTTGTTACAGGATCTAATACAACAGAAAACCATCCTGTTATAGGTACCAAAATTAAGCAGGCTATAAATAATGGTGCAAAGCTTATAGTAGCAGAACCAAGGGAAATAGAGCTTGCAAAATATGCCGATGTATTTTTACAAATTAAACCTGGTACCAATATAGCACTATTTAATGGAATGATGAATGTAATTATAAGTGAAAACTTAGAGGATACAGAATTCATTGCAAATAGAACAGAGAACTTTGAAGAATTAAAAAATGTAGTTATGAATTTTAGCCCAGAAAAAGCAGCAGAAATATGTGGAATCGATGTTGATGACCTAAAGAAAGCAGCTAGAATATATGCTAAAGGGGACAGAGGAACTATATTATATGCAATGGGTATTACCCAGCATAGTACAGGTACAGAAAACGTAATGTCCGTATCAAATTTAGCTATGCTTTGTGGAAACATAGGCAAAGAAGGTACAGGGGTAAATCCTCTAAGAGGCCAAAATAATGTTCAAGGTGCTTGTGATATGGGAACTTTACCAAATGTATTCCCTGGATATCAAAAAGTAGACGATCCTGCAATAATAGATAAATTTGAAAAAGCTTGGGGTGTAGAGCTTAGCAGAGCAGCAGGGCTTACAATACCTGAAATGATGAATGAAGCTCATAATGGAAATATTAAAGTTATGTATATAATGGGAGAAAACCCTATGGTATCTGACCCAGATACGGCTCATATTACAGCAGCATTAGAGCATTTAGATTTCCTAATAGTTCAAGATATTTTTCTAACAGAAACAGCTCAAATGGCAGATTTAGTATTACCAGCAGCTTCATTTGCTGAAAAAGATGGTACTTTCTCAAATACAGAAAGAAGAATACAAAGAGTAAGGTCAGCTGTTAAACCGAGAGGTAATTCTAAAGCAGACTGGTTAATCTTAATGGAAATAATGAACAAGTTAGGATATCCAAAGGTATATGAAAATGTTTCTGAAGTAATGGATGAAATTGCTACAGTAACTCCTCAATATGGTGGAATAGATTACACCAGAATAGACAAGGTTGGAATACAGTGGCCATGTCCTACAAAGGACCATCCAGGAACTAAAATATTACACACAGATAAATTCTCAAGGGGTAAGGGACTATTTAAAGGTATAGAGCATAAAGCAGCTGAAGAGCTTGCAGATGAAAGATATCCGCTAGTGCTTACAACAGGACGGATATTATATCAATACCATACAATGACAATGACAAATAAAACAGAAGGTATAAATAAAATAGCGCCAGAGAGTTACATTGAAATTAGTCCAGAATTAGCAGAAAGTCTAAAGGTAATAGATGGGGAAAAAGTAAAAGTATCTTCAAGACGTGGACAGATTTATACAAAGGCTAAGGTAACAGAAATAGTGTCCAATAACGTAGTATTTATGCCATTCCATTGGGCAGAAGGTGCAGCTAATGTACTTACCAATGGATCTGCTCTAGATAAACATTCAAAGACTCCAGAGTTAAAGGTTTGTGCAGTAAAAGTAGAAAAGATATCTTAA
- a CDS encoding LytR/AlgR family response regulator transcription factor, with translation MNISVVEDNKYEMNNIINVLKSISKEFNIYQASTGEECFKILEKTDIDLFILDIQLPDISGLKIAEKIRNISKYELTYIIFITTHIYFQLDAFKKVHCYDFLEKPYKKQELVEIIKRLSNGISKQKEQIKVNRQQISLQMKNCIVKIYTDEILFVESNKRDCTVHTKNKEFLVKNTTVKKMLELLPIEYFMQVHRSYIINLENIHEIGKYGKNSWAIYFKEYPLYAYVSNSYKNEFLDRFLG, from the coding sequence TTGAATATTTCAGTTGTGGAAGATAATAAATATGAAATGAATAATATAATAAATGTACTTAAATCCATTTCTAAAGAATTCAATATTTATCAAGCATCAACAGGAGAAGAATGTTTTAAAATATTAGAAAAAACAGATATAGATTTATTTATATTAGATATTCAGTTGCCAGATATATCAGGTCTTAAAATAGCAGAGAAAATTAGAAATATATCTAAATATGAACTTACATATATTATTTTTATTACAACACATATATATTTTCAGTTAGATGCATTTAAAAAGGTTCATTGCTATGATTTCCTTGAAAAGCCTTATAAAAAACAGGAACTGGTTGAAATAATTAAACGTTTATCAAATGGTATTTCAAAACAAAAAGAGCAGATTAAAGTAAATAGACAGCAGATATCTTTGCAAATGAAAAATTGTATTGTAAAGATTTATACTGATGAAATTTTATTTGTTGAATCAAACAAAAGGGATTGCACTGTACATACAAAGAATAAAGAATTTCTAGTAAAAAATACTACAGTAAAAAAGATGCTTGAGCTTCTGCCAATAGAATATTTTATGCAAGTCCATAGATCTTATATAATTAACCTTGAAAATATACATGAAATAGGGAAATACGGAAAAAATTCTTGGGCTATATATTTTAAAGAATATCCTTTATATGCTTATGTAAGTAATAGCTATAAAAATGAATTTTTAGATAGATTTTTAGGTTAA
- a CDS encoding sensor histidine kinase, which produces MIHEVRQKQHDFKNHLNVLYGLAQTEDDRQAKLEAKQYIESIIDRIKCTDQLLNIKDQVLSAIIYSKKALAEEKEICFEVEFQGEIPEYPMEKYELVELLGNLLDNAIEATESNNNEDNSKIVLALGKEEEFKLIEVRNNAGTLKGRDIDKIFERSFSTKKGKHRGYGLYNVKRIVNYYNGTIELSFDDSYIVFKILF; this is translated from the coding sequence ATGATACATGAAGTTAGACAAAAGCAACATGACTTTAAGAATCATCTAAATGTACTTTATGGTCTGGCACAAACTGAAGATGATAGACAAGCTAAGCTAGAGGCAAAACAATACATAGAGTCAATAATTGACAGAATAAAGTGTACTGATCAATTATTAAATATTAAAGACCAGGTATTAAGTGCAATTATATATAGTAAAAAGGCTTTAGCAGAAGAAAAGGAAATCTGCTTTGAAGTTGAATTCCAAGGAGAAATACCTGAGTATCCAATGGAGAAATATGAACTTGTTGAACTTCTAGGCAACTTATTAGACAATGCAATAGAGGCAACTGAAAGTAACAATAATGAAGATAATTCTAAAATTGTTTTAGCACTTGGCAAAGAGGAAGAATTTAAGTTAATAGAAGTAAGGAATAATGCTGGAACGCTTAAAGGGCGAGATATTGATAAAATTTTTGAAAGGAGTTTTTCAACGAAAAAAGGAAAGCATAGAGGCTATGGTTTATATAATGTGAAAAGAATAGTTAATTATTATAATGGAACTATAGAGCTTTCCTTTGATGATAGTTATATAGTGTTTAAGATATTATTTTAA
- a CDS encoding accessory gene regulator ArgB-like protein codes for MHSLIDLFAYKVYKEKILPKSDILKMKYAMNVIWNEIIKFALLMIIFGLLNKLNLFLFCTTLLLPIRIFSGGVHFKRRIPCFIGSLSCFALAILIFPSILNMTVKMAVILMLISIIIVYIYSPISSSFRPILNEKRKRVLNYLSVFFTLICVFILFKFALLYNKAFFECGIWTISLQAFQLIIGKELR; via the coding sequence ATGCATAGTCTTATTGATCTCTTTGCTTATAAGGTTTATAAAGAAAAGATTTTGCCGAAAAGTGATATTCTGAAGATGAAATACGCCATGAATGTTATCTGGAATGAAATAATTAAGTTTGCTTTACTGATGATTATATTTGGGCTATTAAATAAGTTAAATTTATTTCTATTTTGCACTACATTGCTATTACCTATCAGAATCTTCTCAGGAGGAGTACATTTCAAGAGACGGATACCTTGTTTTATAGGAAGCTTAAGTTGCTTTGCTTTAGCAATCTTAATTTTTCCAAGTATACTTAATATGACTGTAAAAATGGCTGTAATACTTATGTTAATTAGTATAATAATTGTTTATATTTATTCTCCTATATCATCTAGTTTTCGACCGATTTTAAACGAAAAAAGAAAACGGGTATTAAATTATCTATCTGTTTTCTTTACTCTAATTTGTGTTTTTATTTTGTTTAAATTTGCTTTATTATATAATAAAGCTTTTTTTGAATGTGGTATATGGACAATCTCTTTACAAGCATTCCAGTTAATAATAGGAAAGGAGCTGAGATAA
- the moaA gene encoding GTP 3',8-cyclase MoaA, whose product MKDLFSRRINYMRISITDLCNLRCQYCMPEEGICKKDHDDILSLEEIVEIVKAGAKLGIDKVRITGGEPLVRNGIVEFIQMISNIEGIKDIAITTNGILLPKYGQALKNAGLKRVNISIDSLKPGKYKEITRGGDLSKVLDGINEAIRLGLTPVKLNVVAIGGYNDDEIGDFIELTKDKPIDVRFIELMPIGEASEWGKDRFISNEDIKNKFIDLVPTETEPSSPAKYYKLPGGKGRVGFINPISNHFCGDCNRLRLTSDGKLKPCLHSNNEIDILEVARKNPERIYDVLKSAILSKPEKHDLYSEDHEESNRSMFQIGG is encoded by the coding sequence ATGAAAGATTTATTCAGTAGAAGAATAAATTATATGAGAATTTCAATAACAGATCTATGTAATTTAAGATGTCAGTATTGTATGCCCGAAGAAGGAATATGTAAAAAAGATCACGATGATATATTAAGCCTAGAGGAAATTGTGGAAATAGTAAAGGCTGGGGCTAAATTAGGTATTGATAAAGTAAGGATTACTGGAGGAGAGCCTTTGGTAAGAAATGGAATAGTAGAGTTTATACAGATGATATCAAATATAGAGGGAATTAAAGATATAGCTATAACAACTAATGGTATTTTACTACCTAAATATGGTCAAGCTCTAAAAAATGCTGGTTTAAAAAGGGTTAACATTAGTATAGACTCATTAAAACCTGGTAAATATAAAGAAATAACAAGGGGCGGAGACTTATCTAAGGTGCTAGATGGTATAAATGAGGCCATAAGGTTAGGACTAACTCCAGTTAAACTTAATGTTGTAGCTATAGGTGGATATAACGATGATGAAATAGGAGACTTTATTGAGCTTACTAAGGACAAGCCAATAGATGTACGTTTTATAGAATTAATGCCCATTGGTGAAGCTAGCGAATGGGGAAAAGATAGATTTATCTCTAACGAAGATATTAAAAATAAATTTATAGATTTGGTGCCTACTGAAACTGAGCCGTCTAGCCCTGCAAAATATTATAAGCTTCCTGGAGGTAAAGGTAGAGTAGGATTTATTAATCCTATTAGCAATCATTTTTGTGGAGATTGTAATAGATTGCGTTTGACATCAGATGGCAAATTAAAGCCCTGTCTACACAGTAATAATGAAATTGATATTTTGGAAGTTGCTAGAAAGAACCCGGAAAGAATATATGATGTTTTAAAATCAGCTATTTTAAGTAAACCAGAGAAGCATGACCTTTACTCAGAAGATCATGAAGAAAGCAATAGAAGTATGTTTCAAATTGGGGGCTAG